A region from the Ptychodera flava strain L36383 chromosome 12, AS_Pfla_20210202, whole genome shotgun sequence genome encodes:
- the LOC139145405 gene encoding D-beta-hydroxybutyrate dehydrogenase-like, which produces MPKVALVTGSSDREGIGFAIAKALARTGYDVILSGSREDHKVTDLVEEIRRDYKVKTNYIRADLRKEENIEYLCQECNRQFPSGIDILVNNAGFGEVFPIESYPADRYNDLIAVVLSAPFHLIRILLPDMKTKGWGRIINITSVGGVRPSLFMSPYCAAKHGLNGLTKAVAKETAEYGITCNAIMPGVVKTGLTRRGMEMLAEIEGIPTEEMARNFLHDKHPTKQYVLPEDIAEFAVFLCSQSASQLTGSCLPIDGGHTLNTRTDSGSKL; this is translated from the exons ATGCCAAAGGTGGCCCTGGTGACCGGTTCCAGTGATCGTGAGGGCATTGGATTTGCCATCGCCAAGGCTCTGGCACGCACCGGATATGACGTCATTCTAAGCGGCTCCAGAGAGGACCACAAAGTCACGGACTTGGTGGAGGAAATCAGGAG AGATTATAAAGTCAAGACAAATTACATCAGAGCAGATCTCAGGAAAGAAGAAAATATTGAGTACCTCTGCCAAGAATGCAATCGTCAGTTTCCGAGCGGGATTGACATTCTTGTCAACAATGCAG GTTTTGGAGAAGTGTTTCCGATCGAGTCCTACCCAGCGGATCGATACAATGACCTCATTGCTGTGGTGCTGTCGGCTCCGTTCCATCTTATACGAATTCTGCTACCTGACATGAAGACCAAAG GGTGGGGAAGAATTATCAACATCACCTCCGTTGGGGGCGTTAGACCCTCCCTCTTCATGAGCCCATACTGCGCAGCCAAACATGGTCTGAACGGACTTACAAAG GCTGTTGCCAAGGAAACAGCGGAATACGGAATCACGTGCAACGCTATCATGCCGGGAGTTGTCAAAACTGGGC TGACTAGGAGAGGCATGGAGATGCTGGCGGAAATCGAGGGAATTCCTACGGAGGAGATGGCG AGAAACTTCCTCCACGATAAACACCCCACGAAACAATACGTACTACCGGAGGAT ATAGCTGAGTTTGCAGTGTTTCTGTGTTCGCAGTCAGCATCTCAACTAACCGGATCATGCTTGCCGATAGATGGCGGTCACACGTTGAACACACGTACTGATAGCGGGAGCAAACTCTGA